The Naumannella cuiyingiana DNA window CACCCCGAGAAACAGCGTCAGGAATGTGACCGCCGGTCGGATCCGATCCGGCACGGTGCGCAGGTTGATCCGTGCCAGGTGCCAGCTCGCCGAACGACCCGTCGGCAGCAATCGCAGCACGCGCTCCGCGAGCCCAACCAGCTCGCGGGCCAACAGGCACAGACCGACGGCAACCAGCACACAGCCCGGCCCGGTTGCCGCGGTGGCATAGACACTGGATGCGGGCATCGCCAGCGAGCTTGCCGAGGAGATCAGGCCGATCATGATCAATGCCGCCGCCACGATTCGGCGTACCCGGCCCGAGCGGGACGCACGATCGCTCGGACCGGCGGCCTCGACAGGGCTCCGCGCGGCCAGCGTACGCGCGCCGAGATACCCGCCCGCGATGCTGGCGAGCACGATCAGCCCCGCGGCGAGGACCGGCCAGCCCAGGCCGGGACGATACGCAGATTCCGGGTGGATCAGCCCGACATCGCGGACCTGCGCGACGATCACCCAGCCGACCAGATAGCTCACCGCCACGCCGGGCAGCGCCGCGGCCAGGGCGACCGCCGCGGTCTCCAGCGCGACCATCCGGCGGACCTGCCCCGGAGTGGCACCGATCAGGCGCATCCCGCCGATCTCTTCGGTACGCCCGTCGAGCGCGACCCCCACCGTGGAGACCACTGCGAACACCACGATCGCCAGGATCCAACTGCCCATGATCGCCGGG harbors:
- a CDS encoding FtsX-like permease family protein, whose translation is MISVALQSAAYHRRSLLATGLVGLVGTALVAGMAGILASGLAPGANDADRPFLTQFPAIMGSWILAIVVFAVVSTVGVALDGRTEEIGGMRLIGATPGQVRRMVALETAAVALAAALPGVAVSYLVGWVIVAQVRDVGLIHPESAYRPGLGWPVLAAGLIVLASIAGGYLGARTLAARSPVEAAGPSDRASRSGRVRRIVAAALIMIGLISSASSLAMPASSVYATAATGPGCVLVAVGLCLLARELVGLAERVLRLLPTGRSASWHLARINLRTVPDRIRPAVTFLTLFLGVSTGILTMQGIENAANGGAGGIGVVMASINYLVVVLIAAFMAIALANNLIAAINGRRGELATMSSVGATEPQVRAMLLCETLVGLAVATLASTLGAVVAVIPFAIAKLGDVRAAAAPGPYLLMIAIGAALTVGVTVFAERAAVSR